The region TTGTTGGGCCAGGCGTAGTTAAGGGAGAAAGAGGGGTTCCAGATTACATAGCTAGCTGAGCCACCACTTAGCTTTGTCAGCAACTAGCCTACTTCAAGTGTAGTGCAAATGTTACAAATACCCATCATTCTAGCCATTGTTGTGAAATTCTGCAATACTTTTAGTGGGACCGTGGGTACACAATGAAGTTCTCTGCCTGCAGGTATCATAACTTAGATTTTTTAGTGCAATATGTACATAGGTTGGAGTGTTTtgggaaaaggcaaaaaaatgACACTAAGCTAGTGCACCATGCACACCACTAGAGGTATTCACTACATGTACTAACAAATCGTAATCAATGAATCTTTAAATGGTCCTGACTATACTGAATCGCCATTGTAACTGACCAAACTGCTTTTAGCAATGAACGTTATTTCCTTATTCAAAGACCACTAAAGCCACAGAAACATTAATAATAGGCTACTGAGCCATTCACCTTATGTACAGTGCTTGTATAGGCTAATTTTGTACTAAACTGAGCATAATAGCTTGGACCACAAACGGACTGAACGTACTACTGAAGAAAGTTAGCACTGAATGATGGCTGATGAACATTGTGTCTGTGATGTGTACAGCTTAcattttcctgtctctctctttctcccttaaTTGCTTTTAGTGTTTCATTGGCAAGCAACCATAATGGGTCCGGTGAGTATCACACCATCACTTAAGGCTTTCAGTCCTCCCATACGTACTCCTGTGGTTGTACTACATTATGGTCTCTTAGTAGCTATTGGGACTTGTTGTTTGACATAGGCCTTTAAGACCACAGTGGGGATTTGTTTGGTCCACTTTTGCACTTCCTTTCAATAGTTTTGCATCCCCTTGTATTACTTTGGCTCAATTTTGACCAAAAACTAGATGTTGATATTGCCGTGATATTGTAGGGATGACTTTTGGTGCTTTAACGAAAAAtatacacaatgacattttagataaataaccatcaataatgtggaaataatgactaaatgggtaaaggcaaataaccgaacagctagaacagtctggtaagttcagaaaattactttactGTAAAGCAGCTTGTAAAACCATAAAAGGACAAcgtgtgtcatatcacgatattacgatatccaaaatgtaagatatctagtctcatatatcgatgtcaatataatattaatatataatgcccagccctactttgaaCTTGAAAGTATACTTTTTATATTAAGGTGCCATATAGCGCTCACTTTTAGGTTcaaacttgtattttgggtttctactagaacatgtttacatgctttaatgttcaaaaactcATTATGTTGCCCCTGTCCTCACTGAAGGTGACTGTAATGTGCTTATTGTCAGTCATTTGGTTCCAGCTGAATGCTTAGTGTGAAATGTTTTACTGACAGCAATGTCTTACATGTCTTTATGTCAGGGTGACAGTCCTTACCAAGGAGGAGTTTTCTTTCTCACAATCCACTTCCCCACCGACTACCCATTCAAGCCACCGAAGGTATGAGCTGGTTTGCTTACTCATAGCTTTGACCTGTCGTACTGTGGAATTTATTGTGGTCGTTGTGCAATCAGAAACCCCTCTCCTGTCTCATAAATTATGTAAGGAATAATACCTGACAAGTTGTACATTCCGTGATTGTAATGGATGCCTGTTCTCAAGAACAAGCAGTTGGTGGATTTTCCACAATCCATTACAATCATGAAAAATACAATCTTAGAGGGTATTATTAAGCTTTGTACCGTGGCCTCTTGCAAACAAAATGCCATAtgtcaacaaataaaacattaaatttgTTCATATTTAACTAATTTTGATCttgcttttttgtttgaaatatcatactaagggccctatcttgcaaccagcgcaattgactttgtacaccgacgcatgtgtcattcctattttgcacccgacgcacagcggacttttcctCAACAGACTAACgttggtaaattagggaatgaacttgcgctcccgggggAGGTTCAGcgaaaagaggaggcgtgttcagGCGCGAACGTTCCTGGTGCTATTttacagtttcagaaaacagttccgccacagaccaggaaaaacctagtctaaagtcagtggcgcgttattcagatgctattttaagagcgcatgcttggccgtaatgtagagtgtgcacaccgcgcatacactttgcttctctcatctcacggacccagcagttcccatttttgcaaaccatacataaatacaaggaaaaatatgaccttgttttacacaacatttccatgaatcatggatgtgttgatgacataaatgaggaaatattagaggacttaagcaGATGTGATGTTGAGCTGCATgcgccgatgccacttaacccaaatgccccccagcagcagcacgggagaggagagacagaagagctgcgtcgtctatagtgaggtcatctcggtctaatgttagactacactgcaaaaatatcaccatgcattcataacctcgtgattcagtgtagtttgtgacatttctttatttacattttgtcaaaaagaaaaatcaatagcaaacatcGTTCTCCTTGGTTGTGAACGGCTCCTGGCGTGCCCCCATGGATctagtaagagcgtgcgcctaccATTATAACAGCAATCTGCCATGGAACAAgcacgcctgcttttaaagagAATGTGAGAtaatgctctgattggtttattgcacgttacgcccaaaccacacctatgagtaatgtagctacttcagaccaacccattttagatttgcgttgGGCGCAAGAGTCATTAGGTTCTTAAAACTACTACATACTGATTCTTAGCAGATTTAGAGTATGCACACTATTCTCCCACAGTGCAGAGTTTTACTTTTAGTTTGCGTTTACAGTTCTGCACCCAACTACCACGACAGATTACTaccagaaaaagagaaaaacaaataggCAGTATACTTTACTTAAGATTGCTGTTTGAAATTATTGGACAGTACTATAAGGTCAGTACTATAAGCAGCACTAGAGCCACATTTTGGACTGAACCTTTTGCTACAAGGCAAACACTACTAGTAACTATGGAAGTGCATCTTCTCTGCTCACACAAACCTGTGTGgctgttcttttatttatttaaatttttttacagGTAGCATTCACGACTAAGATTTATCACCCGAATATAAACAGCAATGGGAGTATCTGTTTGGACATTCTACGGTCACAGTGGTCTCCAGCACTAACAGTGTCTAAAGGTAATTACAGCCTCCTGCTGCTATCACTGTGTCAACTGTAACTGCAACAGCAACTCCACTGTCATTATTTTGATCTTATGTCAGTTTTTCATGTTATCTGTATTTTAAGAAgcatcgtttttttttaatacacccAAAAAATGGCTGTGAATTTGACGTGTACCTATAATACTCTATATCTATTCAATTATGTCAAATTTCATTATACTTGACATTGTTTCCTCTAGGGTTTTTTTCAGCAGTGGTTAACAGTAAGGTTAGTGTTGAAAATTAGTGGGGGTGCAATAGTAGCTATGTTGCCGGCCGACAAAAGCaatgaaaaatatataacataaggTGTTATTGGTCCTGAGCGTGGTCCCAAATGAACAGATTATGATGGAAAAAGTTGTCAACAGTTACCTTTATTTTCAGCTATATATAGCTATATTCAGCTTGCCAGATAGCACACATAGCTAATGAACAATTCCAGAACCATCTCAGATCACATTTTCactcactatgaccactacgTTGTCAttacaacacatacagtagactTAACATGAGCAGGTGAGTTCATATTCTAAACCCATTCAACGCGGGATGAAACTTCAAAGCAAACATAAACTGGTGATCACAAGTAAACTCAGCCTTCGCTTTGGTTAGGATAACATTTAAACCTTAGATTCACAAGCCTAAACTGAAGCAACTTGAGCTGTATTAACTTGACTGTattatttacaaagaaaatatgTCTTGGTCGATTCACATACTCAACATTATGCCAAATATTATCAGTACTGTTGCAGGCATTGGGCCTAATTGCTAGCTAACCACTGCTAAGAAAGAAATCCAACACATAGACAGCACCTTAGGAGACGCTATTGACACGTGAAACAGGTGATTTAAAGTTACCGCTCGTATTGGTTTTGAGCGTTATGCAatcccactaacctggaaaaggTTTTAAACAGTAAAGTGAACACAGTGTCACCacctggggtctgataaacagtacattcaaattcagtgtccatGACACTATTTTCCAAGCTACTGTAGCTGTCCATAATCCACGGGACCTTTTGTGAGCGCGCTTTCAACGGGAGGCTTTCATCTCTGTTTTTCACTCTGCCTGAAGTGAAAATGCTGTACTCGGTCTCTCTTGATGTCAATTTGAGAACTACTCTCTTCCTTGATCAACATGATACTTTTCATAGACTCTTCAATGCACAGATGTCACAATGTTTACTTCTTGTTTCTCTTGTGGAAATTACTAATGAATGCAGTGCTGTTCAGAATTTAAATCTTGAGTTCGTACAGCATACCTTCCCCTCCCACTTCCCAGTCTATGCTGACACAGGACACAGAACTCATCGCTCCTGGTGACTACAAGTAGGGATATATCTGGGGTAGGCTCATTTTAAACCTCCTTTATCTACATGTTAACTAAtgtgatcttttttttaaattcctctTCATTCCAGTTTTATTGTCCATATGTTCATTGCTTTGTGATCCAAACCCAGACGACCCCTTAGTTCCAGACATAGCACACATGTACAAGAACGACAAAGACAAGTGAGTATACACACAGGCTTGGGTGGTGCTTTTATTGTCCAGTCATATCAATATCAGGTCAGGACGTGTGTACCTGATATTcactctcttcttttctctcctcagaTACAACAAACTAGCAAAAGATTGGACCCAAAAGTATGCcatgtaaagaaaaagaaagatgaagaaaaacatgctgagaacttttccttttccttttttttatgtcacaaCACACTGTAAGTTATAGTATGGAATCATTACGTAATCTTAAGTAATTTTCATTCAAACAACTGTTATTAACATGATTATTAATCTGAGACCATGACATacattctttgtttttatatggAAGCAGAAGGTTTTACTTTGAGCAGAAGGGAAATATTGCCTATTGGCATTTCATAGATACTGTGATATTTCAAAGTTtggtatgtttgtttttgtatcaaGGAAATTTTATTTATGAGTTAAATTACAAAGCATTCTTCATTTTTTAAGTAAAACTAGTGGATTGTAGGTCATAAATCCCAACGTATGCCATTCAGCAATAAGcccttctgtttttttaaaggagcTGAGTAATAGTGCAGCAGAAGAATAGCATACATGTTAGACAAGCTGCTCCATAACTGGAAACCCCCAGGTTCAGTCCCTGCTGCACTCATCAGCAGCCAGCAAGTAATCACAGTGAACCATGGAAATGTGGAAGGGTGAATGCCAAATATGTAAGCCCCTTATTCTGACACATTTTCAGTGGGTGATGGAGGgtttttttatagttcttttGCATCTTGTAGCAGACCAAGTGGAATGAAACAATGTACTGTTGCAGTTTCTGTGAAAATGGGAGCAAGTCAAGGCACGTAGTACTGTCTTTTTATTATAATTGTTATTAATTGTATagtattacattttttcatttagaGTTATCACAATGTAAATCTGTCATTAAAAGTATGTGCTCTTTTCCCCTGACATTTGCAGTGATGTTGGCTTTTTGGTTGGATTTACACAGGCCCAAAAATCAGATTTTTAACCATGAAACCTGTACCTAAGGTTTAATGTGTTCTTCTGGTTGACCtccggtctgtctgtctgtctatctatctatgctaTAGAAATGGTAAAAATCCCATTTTCTGTTCCTGTGTAAGCAGTCTCACTTGTTTCTTTGAGGCCTGTGTGGCACCTTTTGTACTGAATTAAAGAATGGTACAGTTTTTATCATGACTTTATGGTTTTTATCAGAGTGCTGATTGAACAATGTTAATCTTTGGCAGGCAGTTTGTATTTTgcagtgttgttgtgttgaCATGGTCTAATTCAGTGGTCatattgttttgtattaatATGGTTAGGTCAGTTGTAATTACTACCTAGTCTATGGTAGGTACATGGGAGAAAGCCTCCAGTTTCTTTATTCCAGAATAATACCTGGCCCCACATTTGATACGTGGTTCTTTAATTAAATCCAAACTAATTtagtaatatgtaatatttaagCAAACATATGAAATAATGGTGGTCTTACAACTTAATTTTGACACAGTCTCAAGATCAGGCAGCCCCCCCTGAAGGCCCTTATCATGTCAATTGATAGTGTGGCTCACTGGTGCATATTCTTTCAGTTAGTTAGTGCAAATCACTTTCACTAAGCCTGGGCATTTCAGGGTCCCTGGAGTTTTGGGGGCCAGGGGCAGCAGTATTGGGCAAAGCCTTTGATCAAAACAGGGAagaatgtttttaaatgcatataGGCTAATTGGGTAGCCAGAGCGGATGGCATTATCAACACACAATGTGGCGGGACAATTTATTACCCACATACAGTTGAAAATGGGTGTCAACACAGTGAGTACAGAGACTgtgtagttagttagttatgttttatttctgtatcatgccaaacattttggcccatcccacatgggattacaagacaccacaaatttacatatttatcgaatacatatacaaatcattcggagaaatacataaatgcaaatgtatacatatacacatatatgtatatacacgtatacacatacacacaccacacacaaacaaattctCATCTACAATTCCTCTCGATAAagagcttttttcctcttctcccaagCTTTATCTAGATAATTGGCTAATTTATGTTTCACATGTGAACAGCCATCTCAGTCTTTGagcatcatccatatttacCAAGTCAATCTCTGCTTTTATCCTACGAAACAAAAAAATCACGCTGTTCACAATACTTAGCCCATATATCATCGGCCCactgctttttgtctttagcaaacacagattctttaaacaaaccaatattCAGCTTTTCATTAGGCAAGGCAggcaaatttatttatagagcactttctcatacacagaggtcattcaaagtgctttacaggcagaaacaacaacaaatatacaatTGTGATACATGAGAAGACAAACATATTGTAAAGCCATAACAGtttataaacaaataaagaaattcAAATACCATCAAGCAAGCCTAATTGAAAGCTCTGGAGAAGAGAACAGTCTTTAACTTTAGCAACATAATGGCTGAAGGCCGTTTCACCACTCCTGGAAAGAACTCTGGGCACCACCAACTGACCAGTACCTGCTGATCTGAGAGACCTACCAGGCTTGTAGTCAATAAACATGTCGGCAATATATTTTGGGCCTAGACCATTGAAAGACTTGAAGTCAATAAGTAAAGCCTTGAAATCGATTCTGAATTTAACCGGAAGCCAGTGCAGTGATTTGAGAATTGGGGTAATGTGCTCTCTCCTCTTGGTGTTTGTGAGTATTCTTGCAGCAGCATTGGATGAGTTGCAGCTGTTTTATGGTCTTATTAGGAGCATTAGTAAGAAGCGCATTGCAGTAGTCTACCCTACAAGTAATAAAAGCGTGAATGATCTTTTCTAGATCATGTTTTGATACAAAGTTTCTGATTCTCGCTATGTTTTTAAGATGCCAGAAAGATAACTTAGTTACCGATTTAATGTGATGACCAAAATTTAGGTCTTCATCAATTATTACTCCAAGATTCTTGACTTTGGTACTCGTTTTTAGTCCTCTAGAGTCAAGGTAAGTACTAAGTGACAGTCTTCCTTTTTTGTTGCCAAACAGAATTATTTCAGTCTTATCTTCATTTAGTTGGAGGAAATTTTGTTCATCCACATCCTTACTACATATCCCCTGCCATCTAAGTATGACCTGAACCACCTGAGGACAGTGCCTGAGAGCACTGAGCAACTCTCTCAATAATTTTGCTTACGAAGGGCAGATTTGAGATAGGCCTCTAGTTGATAAGTATGGAGGCATCGAGATTTCTCTTTTTCAGCAGGGGTCTGATAATTGCAGTTTTCAAGGATGCAGGGAAACTGCCTGTGAGTAACGAGCCATTTACAGTAAGCAACAAATCCATTGCAAACgcactgaaaacatttttgaagaAACTAGCAGGCATGATGTCTAGAGAGCACTGGGATGGCTTAAGAGTCTGCACGATTTCTGCGAGTGTTTTATCATTAATAGCTTTAAATTCAGACATAGAGACCATTGCTTTTGTATGGGGTAATAAAGTGTCAATATTTCCGGTCAGAGTGGAGCTAATACAGAATCTTatgttttcaattttatttctgaAGAATTCGGCAAACTCCTTACATTATTTAATTGAGACAAAGTCAGGGCACCACTGTGTGGGCGGATTAGTTAACCTATCAACAGTGGCAAATAACACAcgtgtattattaatattatcatTAATAATTCCAGAAAAGTGGGACTGCCTCGTACTGCGTAGCACAGTGTTGTACTGACAGAGTTTATCTTTGTAGATCTCATGGTCAATCTGTGTTTTCGTTTTTCGACATCTTCGTTCTGCCTTCCTGCATTCTTTCTTCTGattagctactgtcagggcatttCTCCATGGGGCTTTCTGTTTACCAGACCTTATTTTAGTCCTAACAGGTGCTATGACATCAAGTACTCCGAGTATTTCAGAATTAAACTGATTGAGATGATCTTCTACAGACCCTGCTGCTGTAATTAATTTATTAGATACCAATTCCATGAAAGTAAGACTGGTGTCGTCAGTAATATACCTTTTTACCATTATTAAGAAACAACTCACCAAAAccataattacaaaacaatttgcaTATGTCGTTAGATCAAGGACCAAGAGTGTGTTTATCCCAGAGAAATATTTTCCATGTCAACCTATTTGCGTCCATATCTAATAGACGATTCCATAACTGGGCTATACATATCTTCCAGCGAGCCTCACATGATTCCCATCCCATGTCTCCCACTATTGCCAATATAGGGGTATATTTATGCACACCCAGAAAAAATCTTATGGCACTATTTTACACTAATTCACAATTAGATATATTCCTAAGTCCTCCAACACCCACAATATAATCAAgtataggacacacacacagattagaaTAAGTTTGAAGACTTATGTCTTTGAGAGTCTTACTTTTACCAATGATTCCTCCCAAAGCTCTACGTGCTGAATCAGCAAGAACCTTAACACCATTTCTGAAATTCATATGTTCATCAATACAGAAACCTAGATATTCATGAGTCTACAAAGTTCAGCTTGTGTGACCCAATTTTAAACTTGTAAGTGCTGCGAGTAGTTAAAGGTTTTCTGAAGTgaattatttctgttttctttctattgATGAACAATCTCCATTTATTACACCAATCATCAATATAGGAGAGCATCCGCTGCAAATTATCTTCAGATGGAGACAGTAGTACTATGTCATCCGCGTACAAAAAAATACTTATCATTTCATTTCCATATCTTATCCCACAATTCAATGCTTTAATTTCCTTTGCCAAATCGTTTATATAAATTGCAAATAATGTGGGAGACAAAGCATCACCCTGTTTTCACCCCTGATGATGTTGGGAACCAGTTTGTATGGAGTTCATTCAATCTTACACATGCTATGGGCTTGTGATAAACAGACTTCAGTGCCATAAACATTTCCATTTACCCCATACTCTATAAGCTTATATGCTAACAGATCCCTATTGATCACATCCAAAGCTTTGTGAAAATCGATAAAGCACGAATATGTTGGCTTATTGTCACTTATTCTTTTAGTTATAATTGTAGACAATACAAAAATGTGATCTAGGCATGATCTTGATTTACGGAACCCATTTTGTTCTTCCACAAGGAGCTCTTCTTTCTCTAAATACAACATGAGCCTCTCATTAAGTATTGTAGAATATAGCTTATAAACTGTGCTCATTAGACTAATCCCTCTATAATTTAAAGGCACCCTTGGATTGTCATGTTGGGATTTTGGTATCGGATTAATAATTGATTTAAGCCACATAGATGGTATTTTGCCGGATTCTAAACAtcctttaaataaatcacacaaaATATCAAATAGTTTGGGTGATTTCAGTATTTCATTTGGGATATTTTCAACCCCTGTCGCTTTTCCCAATTTAGGTTTATTAATAGTCATTTGAACTTCTTCTTTTGTAAGGCTATTATTTAGATCCTTATTAATCCAATAttccccttttaaaatgtggccctCTATTACATTTTTCCTCTGACATAAATCCTCGTAGTACCCTCCATCAGAAGATCTTTAACATCTTTCTCCCACCTATTGATGACATCAGACAGCCCAGTCACTAAACTACCATCATCCCCAGCACTTCCATCGGTATTTTCCAACTACGCCTTGGCCCTAGTTTATTAATTTCTGACCAAAATCTCTTAGGGTCAGACGTTTGGATTCTCTTCAGGTTTAATACCAAACCTCTTTGATAACGTCTTTTATAGAATCTGTATCTTTTATCAAACTTATTCTGACTATTCTTAAAGGTTTCTAATAGTTCCTTCCtttctatattattatttaaacacttcagaaacatattttcttttttacacatAGATTGCCACAATTCTTTTAACTCTTTGTTCCAATAAGGTTTCATATTGAATGGCTTTTTTGTAACCTTATAGTTATCTCCATCTTTAATATCAGACTCTATATCTTCTTTAATCAATTTACAAAGGCTGACATACCAGTTATCTAGATTTTCTTgttctcttgttttcttttttttttcttttcttttttacaatggATCAGTTTGTCTAATTCAAGTTGTATTCCTACTTTTGACATACGTACACAAGCTCTTACTGCTCATAGAGTTAGATGTCACTATAAATCTACAGCCATTCTGTAGTGAAGTGTTTATTAGTTCATTATTTGTGTGTATTATGATGTGTGTGACTATTATATTACTGTGTTATGAGTggttgtgtgttttatgttgccTTGATAGTTTTTGTTAATAATTTCATATTTGTGTCACATGAACAAGGCTGGGTTACAGACCATGCAAAGAGGGCCACTGACACTGAAGGCCCCATGGTCCCGTGTGGCAATTGTTTGTGTTAGTTTGATTAATTCCATTAATTACTGACGCACAATATAGGCCTTAACTTAAGGTGGCTCCTTCATTTTTGCTCTGGTGCCTGTGGGTTCATCCAGTCCTTAAAGTGATCTCATACCTGGGTCAAAAAATGATTAGTATATTCCTAGATTACGTGATAGGCTATATTACGAACATTTGAGAAGATCCCCTTCCTCACTGTATAAAATAAGATGATGTTTTGCAACTGCATAACGACAGAACTGTAGTTTGTAACACTTCAGAGTCTACAGGGCAATCCAACAGAAGTTTATGGTAACAATGTAGCAGTCACACATCCACGTGACAATGGCGCCTCCTGTTGGGAACAATGCATCCGCTCTACTGTAAGAATGTCTCAATGTGTTGAGCACAAGGAGAATCTCCATGCAGTGCAAGAAAACCTATTAAAAATCATTTTACCCCAGATATTTCAGTTAAAACTTCTGCTTCTGCAGGTTCGTACCGGTTCGAAAAAACCTAACAGGACTTCGGCGGAAACGGAACTATATAGGCTGCTTCTGTCTTTGACCTTTTCCCACAATCCACCGGGGGAGGCTTAAGGCGCCTTTCGCAGCCCATGCATGTcaacaaggaggaggaggagacgctCGGCTTCAATAAGAAAAATCTAATGCGTGAATATAATAACACGCTGCTTTTGTGGGACAATACGTGTGTCTTCCATTCCTCCGCTTAACGTCCTTTACGTGTATTTACTCCGACATGGCTCCGTTCAGCTTAATGACAGCAAGTGCTAGCTGGTTGGCTAAGTCCTTCAGTGTTCTCTCCTGCACAAGCACTCTGGCAAGGTAGCTAACCTAA is a window of Sander vitreus isolate 19-12246 chromosome 21, sanVit1, whole genome shotgun sequence DNA encoding:
- the LOC144536261 gene encoding ubiquitin-conjugating enzyme E2 D4-like — encoded protein: MALKRIQKELHDLQRDPPAQCSAGPVGEDLFHWQATIMGPGDSPYQGGVFFLTIHFPTDYPFKPPKVAFTTKIYHPNINSNGSICLDILRSQWSPALTVSKVLLSICSLLCDPNPDDPLVPDIAHMYKNDKDKYNKLAKDWTQKYAM